The following are from one region of the Penaeus vannamei isolate JL-2024 chromosome 28, ASM4276789v1, whole genome shotgun sequence genome:
- the LOC138867059 gene encoding fibroin heavy chain-like translates to MPDIRDPAIRKTTSRTPLSWKSRRSLAVVLALVAGVAHCDVSTSYSAPSSNFGGGAGAVGGGFATGGHGSFGGGSSGGIGGGAFGGSSAGSFGGAGGAGGGVSATYNAPSTSFGGSGSSGFGRGSGSFGGASSGGFGGGSAGGVSGGSFGGGSVGGAAVSATYNAPSNNFGSSGGLSSGAGSFGGAGSHGGAGSFGGAGSHGGAGSFGGAGSHGGAGSFGGAGSHGGAGSFGGAGVGSGSFGGAGITGGSFGSGAGASAGGLSSSYSAPSTNFGSSGGSAGGHGFGVSSSGFGGASGGSFGAGSSFGAGSSFGSGAGSAGVSNSYSPPRNPRRLSAWGGVAVGHASTSRSTSEGASSTEGASSTEGASSTEGASRCSSKAGRGDSEAMSSCRASGSSKVSTWGTVACTYSTSRSTSTAAKGSTCDSCSTERSASHSCTAEGSCTAVGSCTAEGSCTAVGSCTAEGSCAAGQASRASKVIAGCVLPPETPPADPPPKPPLEAPPKDPEPWPKPEEPEPPKLVEGAFSTADAPAGTSAERSMAASGEASSYGSCAASKVAAWGTVASADVTVSDAGHQSQNNCQASSLKRHSHTSRIETELVLAFPDRSGVRFPLWASLNFPLQLQNCIISSHYNDKAKSFQRRSLAVVLALVAGVAHCDVSTSYSAPSSNFGGGAGAVGGGFATGGHGSFGGGSSGGIGGGAFGGSSAGSFGGAGGAGGGVSATYNAPSTSFGGSGSSGFGHGSGSFGGASSGGFGGGSAGGVSGGSFGGGSVGGAAVSATYNAPSNNFGSSGGLSSGAGSFGSAGSHGGAGSHGGAGSFGGAGSHGGAGSFGGAGVGSGSFGGAGVTGGSFGSGAGASAGGVNANYSSNFVTTIQIYHYFTVFVS, encoded by the exons AGACGAAGCTTGGCAGTTGTTTTGGCTCTGGTGGCCGGCGTCGCTCACTGTGACGTCAGCACTAGCTACAGTGCCCCAAGCAGCAACTTTGGAGGCGGCGCAGGAGCCGTAGGAGGAGGCTTCGCCACTGGCGGTCATGGATCGTTCGGCGGAGGTTCCAGCGGGGGCATCGGCGGTGGAGCTTTCGGCGGTTCTTCAGCTGGGTCGTTTGGAGGCGCTGGTGGAGCCGGCGGCGGAGTGAGTGCCACCTACAACGCGCCCTCGACTAGCTTTGGAGGTTCTGGTTCCTCTGGCTTCGGCCGCGGTTCCGGATCCTTTGGTGGAGCCTCAAGTGGCGGCTTCGGAGGAGGATCCGCTGGTGGAGTTTCCGGTGGAAGCTTTGGAGGTGGATCAGTTGGAGGAGCCGCTGTGAGTGCCACCTACAACGCACCCAGCAATAACTTTGGAAGCTCTGGAGGCTTGTCCAGCGGCGCAGGATCCTTCGGCGGTGCAGGATCCCACGGCGGTGCAGGATCCTTCGGCGGTGCAGGATCCCACGGCGGTGCAGGATCCTTCGGCGGTGCAGGATCCCACGGCGGTGCAGGATCCTTCGGCGGTGCAGGATCCCACGGCGGTGCAGGATCCTTCGGCGGTGCAGGAGTGGGAAGCGGATCTTTCGGTGGAGCAGGAATCACAGGTGGATCCTTTGGCAGCGGTGCTGGTGCTTCTGCTGGTGGATTAAGTTCAAGCTACAGTGCCCCAAGTACTAACTTTGGATCTTCCGGAGGCTCTGCAGGAGGACATGGCTTCGGAGTCTCCTCTTCCGGCTTTGGAGGAGCATCTGGAGGCTCCTTCGGTGCTGGAAGCTCTTTCGGTGCTGGAAGCTCCTTCGGAAGTGGAGCGGGAAGTGCTGGCGTGTCCAACAGCTACTCCCCCCCAC GGAATCCACGACGCCTATCCGCGTGGGGGGGAGTAGCTGTTGGACACGCCAGCACTTCCCGCTCCACTTCCGAAGGAGCTTCCAGCACCGAAGGAGCTTCCAGCACCGAAGGAGCTTCCAGCACCGAAGGAGCCTCCAGATGCTCCTCCAAAGCCGGAAGAGGAGACTCCGAAGCCATGTCCTCCTGCAGAGCCTCCGGAAGCTCCAAAGTTAGTACTTGGGGCACTGTAGCTTGCACTTACTCCACCAGCAGAAGCACCAGCACCGCTGCCAAAGGATCCACCTGTGACTCCTGCTCCACCGAAAGATCCGCTTCCCACTCCTGCACCGCCGAAGGATCCTGCACCGCCGTGGGATCCTGCACCGCCGAAGGATCCTGCACCGCCGTGGGATCCTGCACCGCCGAAGGATCCTGCGCCGCTGGACAAGCCTCCAGAGCTTCCAAAGTTATTGCTGGGTGCGTT CTTCCACCGGAAACTCCACCAGCGGATCCTCCTCCGAAGCCGCCACTTGAGGCTCCACCAAAGGATCCGGAACCATGGCCGAAGCCAGAGGAACCAGAACCTCCAAAGCTAGTCGAGGGCGCGTT CTCCACCGCCGATGCCCCCGCTGGAACCTCCGCCGAACGATCCATGGCCGCCAGTGGCGAAGCCTCCTCCTACGGCTCCTGCGCCGCCTCCAAAGTTGCTGCTTGGGGCACTGTAGCTAGTGCTGACGTCACAGTGAGCGACGCCGGCCACCAGAGCCAAAACAACTGCCAAGCTTCGTCTCTGAAACGACACAGCCATACAAGTAGAATCGAAACAGAACTGGTACTTGCATTCCCG GACAGGAGCGGCGTGCGTTTCCCGTTGTGGGCGTCCCTGAATTTTCCCTTGCAGCTGCAAAACTGCATCATCTCCTCCCACTACAATGATAAGGCA AAATCATTTCAGAGACGAAGCTTGGCAGTTGTTTTGGCTCTGGTGGCCGGCGTCGCTCACTGTGACGTCAGCACTAGCTACAGTGCCCCAAGCAGCAACTTTGGAGGCGGCGCAGGAGCCGTGGGAGGAGGCTTCGCCACTGGCGGTCATGGATCGTTCGGCGGAGGTTCCAGCGGGGGCATCGGCGGTGGAGCTTTCGGCGGTTCTTCAGCTGGGTCGTTTGGAGGCGCTGGTGGAGCCGGCGGCGGAGTGAGTGCCACCTACAACGCGCCCTCGACTAGCTTTGGAGGTTCTGGTTCCTCTGGCTTCGGCCACGGTTCCGGATCCTTTGGTGGAGCCTCAAGTGGCGGCTTCGGAGGAGGATCCGCTGGTGGAGTTTCCGGTGGAAGCTTTGGAGGTGGATCAGTTGGAGGAGCCGCTGTGAGTGCCACCTACAACGCACCCAGCAATAACTTTGGAAGCTCTGGAGGCTTGTCCAGTGGCGCAGGATCCTTCGGCAGTGCAGGATCCCACGGTGGTGCAGGATCCCACGGCGGTGCAGGATCCTTCGGCGGTGCAGGATCCCACGGCGGTGCAGGATCCTTCGGCGGTGCAGGAGTGGGAAGCGGATCTTTCGGTGGAGCAGGAGTCACAGGTGGATCCTTTGGCAGCGGTGCTGGTGCTTCTGCTGGTGGAGTAAATGCAAACTACAGTAGTAACTTTGTAACGACGATACAAATATACCATTACTTTACGGTGTTTGTTTCTTAA
- the LOC138867161 gene encoding uncharacterized protein: MNEFVSLYEVGYRECKYQFCFDSTCMAVSFQRRSLAVVLALVAGVAHCDVSTSYSAPSSNFGGGAGAVGGGFATGGHGSFGGGSSGGIGGGAFGGSSAGSFGGAGGAGGGVSATYNAPSTSFGGSGSSGFGHGSGSFGGASSGGFGGGSAGGVSGGSFGGGSVGGAAVSATYNAPSNNFGSSGGLSSGAGSFGGAGSHGGAGSFGGAGSHGGAGSFGGAGVGSGSFGGAGVTGGSFGSGAGASAGGVSASYSAPSTNFGASGGSAGGHGFGVSSSGFGGASGGSFGAGSSFGAGSSFGAGSSFGSGAGSAGVSNSYSPPRG, translated from the coding sequence ATGAATGAGTTCGTGAGCCTGTATGAAGTGGGATACCGGGAATGCAAGTACCAGTTCTGTTTCGATTCTACTTGTATGGCTGTGTCGTTTCAGAGACGAAGCTTGGCAGTTGTTTTGGCTCTGGTGGCCGGCGTCGCTCACTGTGACGTCAGCACTAGCTACAGTGCCCCAAGCAGCAACTTTGGAGGCGGCGCAGGAGCCGTAGGAGGAGGCTTCGCCACTGGCGGCCATGGATCGTTCGGCGGAGGTTCCAGCGGGGGCATCGGCGGTGGAGCTTTCGGCGGTTCTTCAGCTGGGTCGTTTGGAGGCGCTGGTGGAGCCGGCGGCGGAGTGAGTGCCACCTACAACGCGCCCTCGACTAGCTTTGGAGGTTCTGGTTCCTCTGGCTTCGGCCATGGTTCCGGATCCTTTGGTGGAGCCTCAAGTGGCGGCTTCGGAGGAGGATCCGCTGGTGGAGTTTCCGGTGGAAGCTTTGGAGGTGGATCAGTTGGAGGAGCCGCTGTGAGTGCCACCTACAACGCACCCAGCAATAACTTTGGAAGCTCTGGAGGCTTGTCCAGCGGCGCAGGATCCTTCGGCGGTGCAGGATCCCACGGCGGTGCAGGATCCTTCGGCGGTGCAGGATCCCACGGCGGTGCAGGATCCTTCGGCGGTGCAGGAGTGGGAAGCGGATCTTTCGGTGGAGCAGGAGTCACAGGTGGATCCTTTGGCAGCGGTGCTGGTGCTTCTGCTGGTGGAGTAAGTGCAAGCTACAGTGCCCCAAGTACTAACTTTGGAGCTTCCGGAGGCTCTGCAGGAGGACATGGCTTCGGAGTCTCCTCTTCCGGCTTTGGAGGAGCATCTGGAGGCTCCTTCGGTGCTGGAAGCTCCTTCGGTGCTGGAAGCTCCTTCGGTGCTGGAAGCTCCTTCGGAAGTGGAGCGGGAAGTGCTGGCGTGTCCAACAGCTACTCCCCCCCACGCGGATAG